From Algoriphagus sp. NG3, the proteins below share one genomic window:
- a CDS encoding M1 family aminopeptidase — translation MKNLLLLFGIALLFASCDKTVSDEHFYDVGISAELAQFRKKQVSNIHYNLSFEIPAEKSEKINSHLLLEVEISDLSHPLVLDFHEEASHLLSLNVNGKDTEIDHRDQHLIIPKEVLTKGSNSIAIEFIAGELSLNRNEDFLYTLLVPDRASTLFPCFDQPNLKANYTLNISAPKDWKVLAGAPEIASEENGDFITHRFAKSDLMSTYLFSFVVGKFEQAESASDFAQTMLYREINAEKIEASIPEVFSLHQKAKEFLEEYTAFPFPFQKLDFATIPIFQYGGMEHVGAIQYRESSLFLDENATDSEMLGRAKLIGHETAHMWFGDLVTMDWFDDVWMKEVFANFMAGKLVNPTYPNINHELSFLANHYPSAYREDRTKGTNPIRQKLANLKDAGSLYGSIIYDKAPIMMRQLETAMGEEAFQKGIQKYIKTYANGNADWNALVKILDEKTEMDLQHWSEVWVNQSGRPILSDKIEFAKDGTISSFVISQKAEDGSDKIWPQLFDITFFYPEECKTFSVSIAEKTLDLKEAIGERQPSAILYNSNGLGYGVFPMDKDSLANIPSLTDEVMRGQSYINLFENTLSGNIAPLLAFETFQKGIAQEENEILARLISGELSSIFWNYLREDQREHVLPSLESQLWDQLQKDLPTNLKKTIFSLYSGIAYEKAGQDRLYSVWKKDFEIKDLKLNPDNFTSLAMTLALYGHSKADEILTEERTRISNPDKLDRFDFLQPALSQNEAERDSLFESFEEPTNREKESWVLSACGYIHHPLHQKSAIKHLPLALELLEDIQETGDIFFPKRWTSVTSGQYTSPEAAKIVSDFLASNPDYNPILKNKILQATDDLMRVQAIQR, via the coding sequence ATGAAAAACCTCTTGCTGCTTTTTGGTATTGCATTGCTGTTCGCCTCCTGCGACAAAACTGTTTCGGACGAGCATTTCTATGACGTAGGAATCTCTGCCGAATTAGCCCAGTTCAGAAAAAAGCAAGTCTCGAACATTCATTACAATTTGTCTTTTGAAATTCCTGCAGAAAAGTCGGAGAAAATAAATTCCCACTTGCTGCTGGAAGTAGAGATTTCCGATCTATCCCATCCCTTGGTTTTAGATTTTCATGAAGAAGCATCGCATCTACTTTCTCTGAATGTAAATGGAAAGGATACTGAGATCGATCACAGAGATCAACATTTGATTATCCCAAAGGAAGTACTGACTAAGGGAAGTAACTCTATAGCTATAGAATTTATAGCTGGTGAACTTTCTCTCAATCGAAACGAGGACTTCCTATATACCCTGCTGGTTCCTGATCGGGCAAGCACGCTTTTCCCGTGTTTTGATCAGCCAAATCTGAAGGCAAACTATACGCTGAATATCTCAGCGCCCAAAGACTGGAAAGTCTTAGCAGGCGCACCAGAAATAGCTTCTGAGGAAAATGGTGATTTCATTACTCATCGCTTTGCCAAATCAGACTTGATGAGCACTTATTTATTCTCCTTTGTGGTGGGAAAATTTGAACAAGCTGAGTCAGCTTCCGATTTCGCCCAAACCATGCTTTATCGTGAAATTAATGCTGAGAAAATTGAAGCAAGCATTCCAGAAGTATTTTCCCTGCATCAAAAAGCAAAGGAATTTTTAGAAGAATATACCGCCTTTCCTTTCCCCTTTCAAAAGCTTGATTTTGCCACCATACCTATTTTTCAATACGGCGGTATGGAGCATGTTGGTGCGATCCAATACCGGGAATCCTCTCTTTTTCTAGATGAAAATGCTACTGATTCGGAAATGTTAGGTCGGGCAAAATTGATCGGTCATGAGACGGCTCACATGTGGTTTGGAGATTTAGTGACGATGGATTGGTTTGACGATGTTTGGATGAAAGAAGTTTTTGCGAATTTCATGGCAGGCAAGCTCGTCAACCCCACCTACCCTAACATTAATCACGAGCTTTCATTTCTTGCCAACCATTACCCTTCCGCCTATAGGGAAGACCGTACGAAAGGCACCAACCCTATTCGGCAGAAACTAGCCAACCTGAAGGACGCTGGCTCACTTTATGGAAGCATCATCTACGACAAAGCTCCAATCATGATGCGGCAACTGGAAACAGCTATGGGTGAAGAAGCTTTTCAGAAAGGCATACAGAAATACATCAAGACATACGCAAATGGAAATGCGGACTGGAATGCACTTGTGAAGATTTTGGATGAAAAGACGGAAATGGATCTCCAGCACTGGAGTGAAGTCTGGGTAAATCAATCCGGAAGACCTATTCTTTCAGACAAAATCGAATTTGCCAAAGACGGAACAATTAGCTCATTTGTAATTAGCCAAAAAGCCGAAGATGGCTCAGATAAAATTTGGCCCCAGCTTTTTGATATTACCTTTTTCTATCCTGAAGAATGCAAGACATTCTCAGTATCTATCGCTGAAAAAACACTGGATCTGAAAGAAGCCATTGGTGAACGGCAACCGTCAGCAATACTGTACAACAGCAATGGCCTTGGCTATGGTGTTTTCCCTATGGATAAAGATTCACTAGCTAATATTCCGTCGCTGACGGATGAAGTGATGCGTGGTCAATCCTACATCAACTTATTTGAAAACACGCTTTCCGGGAACATCGCACCATTACTTGCTTTTGAAACTTTCCAAAAAGGAATAGCACAGGAAGAAAATGAAATCTTGGCAAGACTGATTTCCGGAGAACTCAGCAGTATTTTCTGGAACTACCTCAGAGAAGACCAACGGGAACACGTTCTCCCAAGCCTGGAAAGCCAACTTTGGGATCAATTGCAAAAAGACCTTCCTACCAATCTGAAGAAAACCATCTTTTCACTTTACAGCGGAATCGCTTATGAGAAAGCTGGACAGGATCGTTTGTATTCCGTCTGGAAAAAAGATTTTGAAATCAAAGACCTAAAACTCAACCCGGATAATTTCACGAGTTTGGCGATGACTCTAGCACTATATGGTCACTCAAAAGCAGATGAAATACTCACTGAGGAAAGAACCAGAATTAGTAATCCTGACAAACTTGATCGATTTGACTTCCTCCAGCCGGCTTTATCCCAAAATGAGGCCGAGCGAGATTCACTTTTCGAATCTTTTGAGGAGCCGACTAACCGTGAAAAGGAATCTTGGGTTTTATCCGCCTGTGGTTACATACATCATCCTTTGCATCAAAAATCAGCCATCAAGCATCTCCCTTTGGCATTAGAGCTTTTAGAAGACATTCAGGAGACGGGAGACATCTTCTTCCCTAAAAGATGGACCTCTGTCACCTCAGGGCAATACACGTCCCCAGAGGCAGCTAAAATAGTCTCAGACTTCTTAGCTTCAAACCCTGATTACAATCCTATTTTGAAAAATAAAATCCTGCAGGCAACGGATGATTTGATGAGAGTGCAGGCAATCCAGCGCTAA
- a CDS encoding SH3 domain-containing protein has protein sequence MFNNRSYKEAMLIYDSNYKSGIYSPAMLLKMAFIAEGTGDNERATLYLSKYYDMAPNPQVITKMKSLTGQSSLEGFEVSDGQRFMIFLTEYQEYIVGFLAFCLVISIIISWFTGSKTNKTQTFWPTILLIVLIFFANNFLNGPRTGLITRSPTFIVTKPSAGGELVDRVEPGHRVRIKSSKDIWYEVEWKDKSAYIKKEFVTRL, from the coding sequence TTGTTCAATAACAGAAGCTACAAAGAGGCGATGCTTATTTACGATTCAAACTACAAATCGGGGATATATTCCCCTGCAATGCTCCTGAAAATGGCTTTCATAGCTGAGGGGACAGGGGATAATGAGCGGGCTACGCTTTATCTTAGTAAATACTACGATATGGCTCCCAATCCTCAGGTAATTACTAAGATGAAAAGTCTTACAGGGCAAAGTTCTCTGGAGGGATTTGAGGTTAGCGATGGGCAGAGGTTTATGATCTTCCTGACAGAATACCAGGAATATATCGTGGGCTTCTTGGCGTTTTGTCTTGTGATTTCTATCATCATCAGTTGGTTTACCGGAAGCAAGACGAATAAGACACAGACTTTCTGGCCCACTATTCTGCTGATCGTATTGATCTTTTTTGCCAATAATTTTCTGAATGGACCTAGAACGGGGTTGATTACACGAAGCCCGACCTTTATTGTGACTAAGCCTTCTGCGGGTGGTGAGCTCGTGGATAGGGTGGAGCCTGGTCACCGTGTCAGGATCAAATCGTCAAAGGATATATGGTACGAAGTCGAGTGGAAGGATAAAAGTGCTTATATCAAAAAGGAATTCGTAACCAGACTTTAA
- a CDS encoding serine protease — MFEKAILETAGFTRAIHSISRNFGSTQIERGAATLFFVNQEGYALTCKHVAQWLTKADQINKKYHAYLQQGKDLSGGQRTALAKKLGLKSDVTSEMRITFVDCVDQIKNIKFFIHPEYDLALIKFEGFEKALFTNIPKFKKDHSAINPGAMLCRLGFPFPEFSNYQLNPQNQCLEWAETGNKRSPRFPIEGMLTRFLGDKNGKVYGMEMSTPGLRGQSGGPLFDASGKVCGMQSRTKHLHLGFDIEEKSIIAHGKAKKVNDYAFIHLGECIHVSVIKEFMRANNVSFEEE, encoded by the coding sequence ATGTTTGAAAAGGCAATTCTCGAAACAGCTGGCTTCACCCGTGCCATACATTCTATATCCAGAAATTTTGGAAGTACTCAAATCGAAAGGGGTGCTGCCACATTATTTTTCGTCAACCAAGAAGGTTATGCGCTCACCTGTAAGCATGTGGCACAGTGGCTTACCAAAGCTGATCAAATCAACAAGAAGTATCACGCTTATCTCCAGCAAGGCAAAGACCTGAGTGGAGGACAAAGAACCGCTTTAGCGAAAAAGCTTGGTCTAAAATCAGATGTAACTTCAGAGATGAGGATCACCTTCGTAGATTGTGTGGATCAAATCAAAAACATAAAATTTTTTATCCACCCGGAATACGATCTGGCATTGATCAAATTTGAAGGTTTTGAAAAGGCGCTGTTTACTAACATCCCTAAATTCAAAAAGGATCATTCAGCCATCAATCCTGGCGCTATGCTATGCCGCCTGGGCTTTCCCTTTCCTGAGTTTTCTAATTATCAGTTGAATCCTCAAAATCAATGTTTGGAATGGGCGGAAACCGGAAACAAGCGTTCGCCTAGATTCCCCATCGAAGGTATGCTTACGCGTTTTTTGGGAGACAAAAACGGCAAAGTCTATGGAATGGAAATGAGCACACCCGGGCTCAGAGGACAGAGTGGAGGGCCACTGTTCGATGCCTCAGGAAAAGTCTGCGGCATGCAGAGCCGAACCAAGCATCTTCACCTGGGCTTTGACATTGAGGAAAAATCAATTATCGCTCATGGAAAAGCCAAAAAAGTAAACGACTACGCCTTTATCCACTTGGGTGAATGCATTCACGTCTCCGTGATCAAGGAGTTTATGCGGGCGAATAATGTGAGTTTTGAGGAGGAGTGA
- a CDS encoding nucleoside permease translates to MNITTKLRLSFMMFLEFFIWSSWFVTLGTFLGSSLLAKDQEISLAFSTQSFGAIIAPFVVGLIADRYFHAQRILGVIHILGAGLMLVLYNITDFDVFFPVLLLYMILFMPTLALVNSISFNQMKNPAKEFSVIRVWGTIGWISAGLLISFMSWDSQEGLREGLLRNTWLMAAISSLILGLFSFTLPHTPPKARLAQDFKFSEVLGLDALDMLKHRNYAVFFVSSIFICVPLAFYYQNTSPFLTEIGMENSTGKMAMGQVSEVVFMLALPAFFSRFGLKKTLAVAMLAWAVRYIFFAFGDVDESVWMLMVGIALHGICYDFFFVSGQIYTDFHAGSKYKSSAQGLITLATYGVGMLIGFWVAGFISNYFVIEEGFHNWKSIWLLPAGFSVVVLLLFVALFKREQINSQ, encoded by the coding sequence ATGAATATCACTACCAAGCTGCGTCTTTCTTTTATGATGTTTTTGGAATTTTTTATCTGGAGTTCTTGGTTTGTCACGTTGGGAACATTTTTGGGATCCAGTCTTCTGGCTAAAGATCAGGAAATCTCACTTGCTTTTTCTACCCAGTCGTTTGGAGCGATCATCGCTCCCTTTGTAGTGGGGTTAATAGCCGATCGGTATTTTCATGCCCAGAGGATACTTGGCGTAATACATATTCTAGGTGCTGGACTGATGCTGGTCCTCTACAATATCACCGATTTTGATGTTTTCTTCCCGGTGCTTTTGCTCTATATGATTCTCTTTATGCCTACCCTTGCTTTGGTTAATTCTATATCGTTTAACCAAATGAAAAACCCCGCAAAAGAGTTTTCGGTAATCAGGGTGTGGGGCACTATAGGCTGGATCTCCGCTGGATTGCTGATCAGTTTCATGTCGTGGGACAGTCAGGAGGGACTCAGAGAGGGGTTGTTGCGAAATACTTGGCTGATGGCTGCTATCAGTTCATTGATACTGGGATTGTTTAGCTTCACCCTTCCACATACACCGCCAAAAGCCAGGTTAGCCCAAGACTTCAAATTTTCAGAGGTACTGGGATTAGATGCATTGGACATGCTGAAACATAGGAATTATGCGGTGTTTTTTGTCTCGTCTATATTTATATGTGTGCCTCTGGCTTTTTATTATCAAAATACCAGTCCATTTCTCACGGAAATAGGCATGGAAAACTCTACCGGGAAAATGGCTATGGGGCAGGTTTCAGAGGTTGTGTTTATGCTAGCTCTCCCAGCATTCTTTTCCAGATTTGGATTAAAAAAGACACTTGCTGTAGCCATGCTTGCCTGGGCTGTTCGCTATATTTTCTTTGCCTTTGGAGATGTGGATGAAAGCGTTTGGATGTTGATGGTGGGCATAGCGCTGCATGGCATATGCTACGATTTCTTTTTTGTAAGCGGTCAGATCTATACGGATTTCCATGCTGGATCAAAGTACAAGTCATCTGCGCAAGGTCTGATCACCTTGGCCACCTATGGAGTGGGAATGCTTATTGGCTTCTGGGTAGCCGGATTTATCTCCAACTATTTTGTAATTGAAGAAGGATTTCACAATTGGAAATCAATTTGGTTGCTTCCTGCTGGTTTTTCTGTTGTGGTTTTGCTACTTTTCGTGGCTCTTTTTAAGAGAGAACAAATAAACTCACAATAA
- a CDS encoding LON peptidase substrate-binding domain-containing protein — MILPFFPLKLVVFPGEELNLHIFEPRYKELIKDVEVGGLTFGICTYTDQLTGYGTEVMLGDIHTRYDDGRMDIRTTGRRVFKITTFDNPAAGKEYAAGTIELLEDDPVVPDYAHHEYVFYLREMLHLLQYDVSFDPAEVDSFSFSHKIGLKLEEELELIKIPSEAARTEFLIKHLKRIIPALQAAEEAKEKIKQNGHFKHLDPLDF; from the coding sequence ATGATTCTCCCTTTTTTTCCATTGAAACTGGTAGTATTCCCAGGAGAAGAACTTAATCTCCACATATTTGAGCCCCGATACAAGGAATTGATCAAGGACGTAGAAGTGGGAGGTTTGACTTTTGGTATTTGTACCTATACCGATCAGCTCACTGGATATGGTACTGAAGTGATGTTAGGAGATATTCATACCAGGTATGATGATGGTAGGATGGACATTCGGACTACAGGGAGAAGGGTTTTTAAAATTACCACTTTTGATAATCCGGCAGCCGGAAAGGAATATGCTGCTGGTACCATAGAGTTGCTGGAAGATGATCCAGTGGTTCCGGATTATGCACATCATGAATATGTTTTTTATCTCCGTGAAATGCTTCATTTATTGCAGTATGACGTGAGTTTCGATCCTGCCGAAGTTGATTCCTTTTCTTTCTCGCATAAAATAGGGCTTAAACTGGAAGAGGAATTAGAGCTGATCAAAATCCCTTCTGAGGCCGCAAGAACTGAATTCCTCATCAAGCATCTCAAGAGAATCATTCCAGCCCTACAGGCAGCTGAGGAGGCTAAAGAAAAAATCAAGCAAAATGGTCATTTTAAGCACCTTGACCCGCTTGATTTCTGA
- a CDS encoding Gfo/Idh/MocA family oxidoreductase: MSSSQKLKIGLIGGGPGSFIGAIHLNGALMDGMFELAAGAFSSNPEKSKLRGKELMLDPDRVYSNYDEMFARELELPENERIDVVVIVTPNNVHFDPTVKALKHGFHVALDKPLTLNYQEAKELYHIVKASDKRFLLTHTYSGYPMIKQAKQMIAEGQIGKVRKVYVEYPQGWLWKLLESENNKQAEWRTDPTRNGLAGCMGDIGTHAFHLAEYVSGQQVKSICADLYIKVDGRALDDDGVVLLRFENGASGVLTASQTDTGAENNLRIRVYGEKGGLEWEQELNNSLIARWPDGPDQIYRAGTGYLGSLANENTRTPAGHPEGYVEAFANLYRNFARCIYADRAGEIPKPEWEDYPGIEDGIRGMAFIDQVLKSNESEMKWTPFVVEK, encoded by the coding sequence ATGTCATCTTCACAAAAACTAAAAATCGGACTAATCGGTGGAGGTCCCGGATCTTTTATAGGAGCCATACATTTAAATGGAGCATTGATGGATGGAATGTTTGAATTAGCAGCAGGTGCATTCAGTTCCAATCCCGAAAAATCAAAACTACGAGGCAAAGAACTTATGCTGGATCCTGACAGGGTCTACTCCAATTATGATGAGATGTTTGCCCGGGAACTGGAGCTTCCTGAAAACGAAAGGATTGATGTAGTAGTAATTGTCACGCCCAACAATGTACACTTCGATCCAACTGTAAAAGCACTTAAACACGGTTTCCACGTAGCATTGGACAAACCACTTACCCTTAATTATCAGGAAGCAAAAGAACTATATCACATAGTAAAAGCTTCAGACAAGCGATTCTTATTGACCCACACCTATTCTGGCTATCCTATGATCAAGCAGGCCAAGCAGATGATCGCTGAAGGCCAAATCGGCAAAGTGAGGAAAGTCTATGTAGAATACCCTCAAGGCTGGCTTTGGAAACTACTGGAATCCGAGAACAACAAGCAGGCAGAATGGAGGACAGACCCTACACGGAACGGGTTGGCAGGATGTATGGGGGATATCGGCACCCATGCTTTTCACTTGGCAGAATATGTATCAGGTCAACAAGTGAAATCGATCTGCGCAGACCTGTATATCAAGGTAGATGGAAGAGCTTTAGATGATGACGGGGTGGTTTTATTAAGATTCGAAAACGGAGCATCAGGAGTATTGACCGCCTCTCAGACTGATACCGGTGCTGAGAACAATCTACGGATCCGGGTGTATGGAGAAAAAGGAGGATTGGAATGGGAACAAGAGTTAAATAATAGCTTGATCGCCAGATGGCCGGATGGTCCGGATCAGATCTATAGAGCTGGAACAGGCTATCTAGGCTCGCTGGCAAATGAAAACACAAGAACCCCTGCCGGGCACCCAGAAGGATATGTGGAAGCATTTGCCAATTTGTATAGAAACTTTGCCCGCTGTATCTATGCAGATCGGGCGGGAGAAATCCCGAAACCTGAATGGGAAGACTATCCCGGAATAGAAGATGGTATCCGAGGGATGGCATTTATAGACCAAGTATTGAAAAGTAATGAGTCAGAAATGAAATGGACTCCCTTTGTAGTTGAAAAATAA
- a CDS encoding sugar phosphate isomerase/epimerase → MKTIKGPAIFLAQFIDDAEPFNNLKNICNYMADLGYAGVQIPSWDPRMIDLQKAAESKTYADEITGVVKEAGLELTELSTHLQGQLVAVHPAYNELFDGFAPDHLKGNLKGKTDWAVQQLKYAAKASSNMGLTAHATFSGALMWHTVYPWPQRPAGLVETGFTELAKRWTPILDEFDNYGVDVCYELHPGEDLHDGVTFEMFLDKVNHHKRANILYDPSHFVLQCLDYLQFIDFYHERIKMFHVKDAEFNPSGKQGVYGGYQGWVERAGRFRSLGDGQVDFSGIFSKLSQYDYDGWAVLEWECAIKHPEQGAAEGAPFIASHIINVTEKAFDDFAGRGADEEFNKRILGI, encoded by the coding sequence ATGAAGACAATTAAAGGCCCTGCGATTTTCCTCGCCCAATTTATTGATGATGCTGAACCCTTCAACAACCTAAAAAACATCTGCAACTACATGGCTGATCTCGGCTATGCAGGCGTGCAAATCCCCTCTTGGGATCCCCGGATGATTGATTTGCAAAAAGCAGCAGAAAGTAAAACTTATGCAGATGAGATCACTGGTGTTGTCAAAGAAGCCGGACTAGAGCTCACAGAACTCTCTACTCATCTTCAAGGACAGTTGGTAGCCGTACATCCGGCATATAATGAGTTGTTTGACGGGTTTGCCCCAGACCATCTTAAAGGAAATCTGAAGGGCAAAACAGACTGGGCAGTCCAGCAGCTGAAATATGCGGCAAAAGCTTCCAGCAATATGGGGCTTACCGCTCATGCTACCTTTTCAGGGGCACTTATGTGGCATACAGTATATCCTTGGCCTCAGCGTCCGGCAGGCCTGGTAGAGACAGGCTTTACGGAACTGGCCAAAAGATGGACTCCAATATTAGATGAATTCGATAATTATGGAGTAGATGTATGCTATGAACTTCATCCGGGAGAAGATTTACATGATGGAGTTACATTTGAAATGTTTCTAGATAAGGTAAATCATCACAAGCGGGCAAACATACTCTATGACCCAAGCCATTTTGTTTTGCAATGCCTGGACTACTTACAATTCATTGATTTCTATCACGAAAGAATCAAGATGTTCCACGTAAAAGACGCTGAATTCAACCCATCCGGCAAGCAAGGAGTATATGGCGGGTATCAAGGATGGGTAGAACGCGCAGGGCGATTCAGATCTTTGGGAGATGGACAAGTTGATTTTAGTGGAATTTTTAGCAAACTTTCGCAGTACGATTATGATGGTTGGGCCGTTTTAGAATGGGAATGTGCCATCAAGCACCCTGAGCAGGGAGCTGCAGAAGGCGCTCCATTTATTGCCTCACACATTATAAATGTCACCGAAAAAGCATTTGACGACTTTGCAGGAAGAGGCGCAGATGAGGAATTCAACAAAAGAATATTAGGAATCTAA
- the gap gene encoding type I glyceraldehyde-3-phosphate dehydrogenase, which yields MSKIKVGINGFGRIGRLAFRVAQEREDIQVVAINDLIDVDYMAYMLKYDSTHGIFKGTVEVKDGSLVVNGNSIRVTSEKSPANLKWGEVGADYVIESTGIFLTKETAQGHIDAGAKKVVMSAPSKDDTPMFVMGVNEDAYTSDMVFVSNASCTTNCLAPIAKVLNDNWGIEEGLMTTVHATTATQKTVDGPSAKDWRGGRGAGQNIIPSSTGAAKAVGKVIPELNGKLTGMAFRVPTPDVSVVDLTVRLKNPATYEEVCAKMKEVSETTMKGVLGYTEDQVVSNDFLGDARTSIFDAGAGIQLSDKFLKVVSWYDNEWGYSNKVIDLVSFIASK from the coding sequence ATGAGCAAAATTAAAGTTGGAATCAACGGATTCGGAAGAATCGGACGTTTGGCGTTCAGAGTAGCGCAAGAAAGAGAAGATATCCAGGTAGTAGCGATCAACGATTTGATCGACGTGGACTACATGGCATACATGCTTAAGTACGACTCTACTCACGGAATCTTTAAAGGTACTGTAGAAGTAAAAGACGGATCCTTGGTAGTGAATGGAAATAGCATCCGTGTTACTTCTGAAAAAAGCCCGGCTAACCTTAAGTGGGGTGAAGTTGGAGCTGATTATGTGATCGAATCAACTGGTATTTTCTTGACTAAAGAAACTGCACAGGGTCACATCGATGCAGGCGCTAAGAAAGTGGTAATGTCTGCACCATCTAAGGATGATACGCCGATGTTCGTAATGGGCGTAAACGAAGATGCTTACACCTCTGACATGGTGTTCGTGTCTAACGCTTCTTGTACTACTAACTGTTTGGCGCCAATCGCCAAAGTATTGAATGATAACTGGGGAATAGAGGAAGGCTTGATGACTACAGTTCACGCGACTACTGCAACTCAGAAAACCGTAGACGGACCTTCTGCGAAGGACTGGAGAGGTGGACGTGGCGCTGGTCAAAACATCATCCCTTCATCTACTGGAGCTGCAAAAGCGGTAGGTAAAGTAATTCCTGAGCTTAACGGTAAATTGACAGGTATGGCATTTAGAGTTCCTACTCCGGATGTTTCTGTTGTAGATTTGACGGTAAGATTGAAAAATCCTGCTACCTACGAAGAAGTTTGTGCGAAAATGAAAGAAGTGTCTGAGACTACTATGAAAGGAGTTCTTGGATATACTGAAGATCAAGTTGTATCAAATGATTTCCTAGGAGATGCCAGAACTTCTATCTTCGATGCGGGTGCAGGTATACAGCTTTCTGATAAATTTTTGAAAGTAGTTTCTTGGTATGATAACGAGTGGGGCTATTCCAATAAAGTAATTGATTTGGTGAGCTTTATCGCTAGCAAATAA
- a CDS encoding c-type cytochrome has product MKITKPLNLALVALAGFTFACGGGEKTSESNQSETVVAPAAPEKEMSLEEKYQDDPIYIKGLAKVKSSDCTSCHMVERKIVGPSYADVAAKYETTDENIEMLAKKVIEGGVGVWGEIPMSPHPNLSMEDAKDMVSYILLLKK; this is encoded by the coding sequence ATGAAAATCACAAAACCTTTAAACCTTGCCCTAGTAGCTCTGGCAGGATTCACATTTGCCTGCGGAGGCGGAGAAAAAACTTCTGAAAGCAATCAATCAGAAACGGTAGTCGCTCCAGCTGCTCCTGAGAAAGAAATGAGTCTAGAAGAAAAATACCAGGATGATCCTATTTACATCAAAGGGTTGGCTAAGGTAAAATCTTCAGACTGTACCTCTTGCCATATGGTAGAGAGGAAGATAGTAGGGCCTTCCTATGCGGATGTAGCTGCTAAGTATGAAACTACAGACGAGAACATCGAAATGCTCGCCAAAAAAGTAATAGAAGGCGGTGTAGGTGTATGGGGGGAAATCCCGATGTCCCCGCATCCAAACCTAAGCATGGAAGATGCAAAGGACATGGTAAGCTATATCCTTTTATTGAAAAAATAA
- a CDS encoding DUF1080 domain-containing protein, whose product MNKQYILVAALAAVLASCSGEKAIETETEEITVADAPTQEWVDLFANNDFSNWHGYGGGEVGNAWKIENGEVYLDAENKDKWQDGDGGDIVTNEEFDNFHLKYDWKISQNGNSGLIFYVHEAPEYENTYNTGLEMQVLDNEGHPDAKIISHRAGDLYDLIVSSEETVKPYGEWNSAEIISKDGQLEFVLNGTTIVSTTLWTPEWEALIAGSKFKDMPNFGTFKKGKIALQDHGDVVHFKNVMIKEL is encoded by the coding sequence ATGAATAAGCAGTATATTTTAGTAGCGGCACTTGCCGCCGTTCTAGCTTCCTGTTCTGGCGAAAAAGCAATAGAAACAGAAACGGAGGAAATCACTGTAGCAGATGCTCCAACCCAAGAATGGGTGGACTTATTTGCCAATAATGATTTCTCAAACTGGCATGGATACGGTGGAGGTGAAGTAGGCAATGCCTGGAAAATCGAAAATGGTGAAGTCTATCTTGATGCCGAAAACAAAGATAAATGGCAGGACGGAGACGGAGGGGACATTGTTACCAATGAAGAGTTCGATAATTTCCATTTAAAATACGATTGGAAAATTTCCCAAAACGGCAATAGTGGATTGATATTCTATGTTCACGAAGCACCAGAGTATGAAAACACCTATAATACGGGTTTAGAAATGCAGGTTTTGGACAATGAAGGCCATCCTGACGCCAAAATCATCAGCCATAGAGCCGGAGACCTTTACGACCTTATCGTAAGCAGTGAAGAGACTGTGAAGCCTTATGGAGAGTGGAACTCTGCAGAGATCATCAGTAAAGACGGTCAACTTGAGTTTGTTCTTAATGGTACCACGATAGTAAGCACTACACTTTGGACTCCAGAATGGGAAGCCCTCATCGCTGGAAGTAAATTTAAGGATATGCCGAATTTCGGGACGTTTAAGAAAGGTAAAATAGCACTCCAAGACCACGGAGATGTAGTTCACTTTAAGAATGTGATGATCAAGGAACTGTAA